A region of Vicia villosa cultivar HV-30 ecotype Madison, WI unplaced genomic scaffold, Vvil1.0 ctg.000561F_1_1, whole genome shotgun sequence DNA encodes the following proteins:
- the LOC131629354 gene encoding putative metallophosphoesterase At3g03305, giving the protein MTLFLTTIIIACSIYCCSGATVIESKQQPDSVVWIVQLSDLHFSVHHPNRAQDFTNLVGPALSIINPSLVLITGDLTDGKSKDLLTMKQNEDEWVEYRNVMDDVIERSGLHKSLFYDLRGNHDSFGVPDVGGSFDFFSKYSINGRLGRNGSVNSVTIETKERKHLFVGIDTTMTTGLRGPTNLFGHPTDQLLNDLDLELSHWDSLSGKPVTKISFGHFPLSFSAASSSGRSLKDVFLKHSISAYLCGHLHSRFGKNLKRHHQLSNHFLSLQNFFQFNIHQNSFESTGNCSLKSLPKDFWEWEMGDWRKSRAIRILAVDRGHVSYADLDFKSGVKRTIIVPTFPLDSRFMQTSSCHHNYECQTAATSSYDTIRALVFSVSPLESVIARAYDSRSGSLELVLEAHMTKHDDEGNLYYAPWNRKAFEDTSPDRFWLQIESNDIMGRSTLTELRPFSINGHSFKISWSWKEFYVMGCQWASLYYPLLWSALFFMLSVLLVPKALLVFQKNVYTYKNFIANKGLVNGVLWILQELCRVQTLWFGWVGYLFYLVLVPWFMGQVFTEGKNMVYMTYMGWALETSNGKGKLEFVGSPDILVLVLPHILFVVLPAILVTSALTAERAIYRERVLAFSGKKEDDHDSNSRRSLINRNHSGTISNFHLGKRRIRMLLCVLCLAICWKHFMNCRTLVKAYDMNPVLHLLGYGLAIPLLLASAVSETRNA; this is encoded by the exons ATGACCCTCTTTCTCACCACCATCATCATTGCTTGCAGCATATACTGTTGCAGTGGCGCAACAGTCATAGAGTCAAAACAACAACCTGATTCTGTGGTTTGGATCGTTCAGCTTTCCGATCTTCACTTCAGCGTTCACCATCCAAACAGAGCCCAAGACTTCACCAACCTTGTCGGCCCCGCTCTTTCCATCATCAACCCCTCCCTCGTCCTCATCACCGGTGACCTCACAG ATGGGAAAAGTAAGGATTTGTTAACGATGAAGCAGAATGAGGATGAATGGGTGGAGTATAGGAATGTGATGGATGATGTTATTGAGAGAAGTGGACTTCACAAGAGTTTGTTTTATGATCTCAGAGGGAATCATGATAGTTTTGGTGTTCCTGATGTTGGTGGTTCCTTTGATTTCTTTTCTAAATACAGCATTAATGGACGATTGGGGAGGAATGGGAGTGTCAATAGTGTCACCATTGAG ACCAAGGAGCGGAAACATCTCTTTGTTGGGATTGATACCACTATGACAACTGGCTTACGAGGTCCGACTAATCTTTTTGGGCATCCCACGGATCAATTACTAAATGATTTGGACTTGGAACTTTCACACTGGGATTCTCTATCAGGAAAACCAGTCACCAAAATATCGTTCGGGCATTTTCCCCTCTCGTTTTCTGCAGCCTCTAGTTCTGGAAGATCCTTGAAAGATGTTTTTCTGAAACATTCCATATCAGCCTACTTGTGTGGGCATCTCCATTCTAGGTTTGGCAAGAACTTAAAACGGCACCATCAGTTGAGTAATCATTTTTTATCCCTGCAGAATTTTTTTCAGTTTAACATACATCAAAATTCTTTTGAAAGCACTGGAAATTGTTCATTGAAATCCCTTCCAAAAGACTTTTGGGAGTGGGAGATGGGTGATTGGAGAAAGAGTAGAGCCATTCGAATTTTAGCCGTTGATAGAGGCCATGTTTCATATGCTGATCTTGATTTCAAATCAGGGGTCAAACGTACAATTATAGTGCCCACTTTTCCTTTAGACTCTCGTTTCATGCAGACATCTTCATGCCATCATAACTATGAATGTCAAACTGCGGCCACTTCATCTTATGACACAATCCGGGCTTTGGTATTTTCTGTTTCTCCACTTGAGTCTGTTATTGCTAGGGCCTATGATTCAAGGTCCGGAAGTCTTGAATTAGTTTTAGAAGCCCATATGACCAAGCATGATGATGAGGGGAACCTCTATTATGCTCCATGGAATCGCAAAGCCTTTGAGGATACTTCTCCTGATAGATTTTGGCTTCAAATTGAATCAAACGACATCATGGGTCGATCAACTTTGACCGAATTAAGACCATTTTCTATTAATGGTCATAGCTTCAAGATTTCTTGGAGCTGGAAGGAGTTTTATGTCATGGGATGCCAATGGGCCTCCTTATATTACCCATTATTATGGTCTGCTTTGTTCTTTATGTTATCCGTTCTTCTTGTACCTAAAGCTCTCCTTGTTTTTCAAAAGAATGTATATACTTACAAAAACTTTATCGCCAATAAAGGCTTAGTAAATGGTGTATTGTGGATTCTCCAGGAGCTATGCAGGGTTCAAACATTATGGTTTGGTTGGGTAGGATACCTATTCTATCTTGTATTGGTCCCCTGGTTTATGGGGCAAGTTTTTACTGAAGGGAAGAATATGGTGTACATGACCTATATGGGTTGGGCTTTAGAGACTTCTAATGGAAAGGGGAAGCTCGAGTTTGTTGGATCGCCAGATATTCTGGTGTTGGTTCTTCCTCATATATTATTCGTTGTTTTGCCTGCAATTTTGGTCACTAGTGCTCTGACTGCTGAAAGAGCAATTTACCGGGAACGTGTGTTGGCATTTTCTGGGAAGAAAGAAGACGATCATGATTCAAACTCTAGAAGATCTTTAATAAATAGAAACCACAGTGGCACGATATCTAATTTCCACCTTGGCAAGCGAAGGATCCGTATGCTTCTGTGTGTGCTTTGCTTGGCAATATGTTGGAAGCATTTTATG AACTGCAGAACTCTTGTAAAAGCTTATGATATGAACCCAGTACTCCATTTACTGGGTTATGGTCTTGCAATCCCCTTGTTATTGGCATCTGCTGTCAGTGAAACCCGGAATGCCTGA